GTCTCGATGCTTCTTTATGTGTCGAAACACAATAGATGATAGGTGATAAGACAATCACCGGCATATCATCGCTATCTGATCGACACATCTTTTTTACTTTGCTAACATCCTTCTCCCACTCAATTGACATGTTAGGTGAGACTTAATTTTATAAGACTAGTAGTGTGGCACCAATGAGGACATCAACTTAGCCCTACGACGTCAATCACATGCTACTAACGAAAAAGTTGACTTAGCAAATCGTTGCTCCATATGCCCAAGTTCGATTCTATGACCCATCGATGAGTAAACAATACATAAACATTTTTGATATTGACCATAACGTCGTTTCAATATTGACTATTACCCATTGATGATTAAATAATACATATAAACATTCTTGATATTGACCGTGGCCTACGTGGAATGTATCCTTAAGCTCTGAAAATACTCTCTAATCAAATATACTTGTTTATTTTTATTGAAtcactgattttgatgatgaaattaattgataaatttataatCTAATCATGTTGAAGAAAAGTGACGTagcactaacttcgatcatgaaaagacaaatcgattaaaacaGGATAATTAAACGTTAGGTTGAAGTTAGAGATCGAGCATCGCGCCGGAATAATCAGGCATTACACAAAGATCAgatgttgcgggaggtcaacatgccgatggattaGGCAATACGTGAAGGAAAGCATGACACACCGGGAGTTCGGACAAAGTGTTGGAGGAACTAATAACATGTCATATAATATAGGATTTATATTTGTAATCGTTTGTGTCTTGATAGAAGTAGTTTAtgttttaattgagttagttttaaatgtacccatatcaacttaattaAGGGCTCATTAGGCATAAATCAAGATTGAATTGAGCCTAGTGGAAGGTCAATTCAGTGACTTGAAGTTGGGTCAAATGATGACACTACCAAACGAGGCGATGACATCGCTAGACCAAGCGATGAAACCTCTTGTGAGTTGGAAAGTATGAAATGTACTTTTTTTAAAAACCCAACAGTAAGACTACTAGGGTCGGCGGTGATATCACCTAGTGTTAAGTGACAGTACCGCCCATACTAGTGATGGTACGTTAGGACATAGTCTCTTaaattatgtcaagcggtggtaccctaGTGCTCAGtactgcaggtggtggtatcgcccagcattgGTAATAGTATTGTTAGTACCCAAAAATCCAGGGATGagatttttagctccatttttgaagttatttggggcctataaataccttacttATTCTTGTTTGAGATAACAAGAAAAGAGTACGAAAAACTTGTGATTATATATGTATAAACTCCTTTGAAAGTATCGAGTTCCTTCCTTCTTCTAAGTCATTTTAAGGGAGGTGTAAAGATTACTAATAAAAGAGAGccgtaaaagttctctcctaggcatgcgaaaagaagaaaagagttgtaataatgatagttgatcttcgcccgttgaaaggaAAATCGTTAGTGAaagtcgatgacctcgacggaggaggaattgagGACGTAGGTCGCGACGACCGAACCCCTATAAATTTGATGTGCATTTCCTTTTATGCTCTTCACTACTATTTATTACTGATTTAATTGCTTACTATAATtactcatattctaagttaaataAATTTTCATATCGTTTCTCcgtttcgaaagcactaattcatcctcTCCGGTGTTTTTACTATTCTAACAACTTTACCACTTAAATTCTTATTAACTTAAACATTAAATGGATTTTGTTGAGTACAATTCGAATATAGTTTTTACAGTGTCGAGCTAGATCCCTCATCTTTGACATCTCAATTGGATATAAACTCGAATATGAATCTCGGCTAATTAAACTTGAGAATTGTTATTAGAGCCTTGGAACTTAGTATTTAATGACTCTTACTGTAATACTAGTTTTCCTCTTGAAAATGAGTAAGAATTtgaattaatttataaatatattataattaattaggATTTGCACCAATTGTTTAGATTTAATAATTTTCATATCTTGAAATattaatctaatggatataattaAACTTgtgtttaattaatttttaatatcttGAATATTATAATCAATTGACCTCTTCCCTGGACACAGAATGTCCTTTATGATTCGTGTTTGGCCAAGATGACCAACTCCAGCTCCACGCGGCAAGTGATCGAACGCAAGAACAGTCATTTGCGTCTCCCTCTCCTCCGACGCTCAATCTGTCCTTCCTCGTCTTCCAGAATTAGGGCAGAGATAAGAGATGGCAGAGCCAACGATGATGGGAAGGAGATGCGCCATCCTCCGCGCTTACTTGTTTACCTTCGCCCTAGCGTCGTTCCTCGCTGCGGCGCCACCCGCCTGCGCGCTGCGGTTCGAGCTGCAATCCGGGAACACCAAGTGCATCTCCGAGGACATTAAACTCCACGCCATGTCCGTCGGAAAGTACGCCGTCGTCAACCCCTCCGATTCGGGCCCCCTCCTCGACTCCCACAAGATCACCGTCAGAGTAACCACCCCCTCTCCCTTCCTGAACCCTAATccctcttttgtttttgtttgtgtTGGATTCATGTGTTCTACGATCTGTGGCTTGTTTGTCGCTCATTAGGTGACATCGCCGTACGGCAATAGCATCCACTACGCGGATCTGGTGGACTCGGGCAACTTCGCGTTCACATCGAACGAGGAAGGCGACTACTTGGCGTGCTTGTGGGCGCCCGATCACAAGCCGCCTGCCACCATGGTGGTGGAATTCGAGTGGCGGACCGGCGTCACTGCCAAGGACTGGCCTAACGTCGCCAAGAAGGGGCAGATCGATGTAAGCGAATTGCTTTCTCTTCTAATGCTGTCAGCATGTCTAATTAGAACCTTTACATATGAATATTTCGCCTTGAATGTTTGGTTATTATTAGGTGTTCATTATTTTTAGCGTTTCTTTCATTCTCAAGGGAAACCTTTTGATTTACGGAACCACACATTTCTGCATGGAAAGACCCCTGAATCTGATACAAGTCACCTATCTCTCATCTTCAACTGATCTAACCACAGACATGTTTAGGGTAAAATCACAAAGAATGATCCTATGATAATTAGCTAGTGTTGATAAGCCATTTTGTGCCAAGAGGCCACGGAAGTCCAAGCAGGCTTATGTAGTGTGCTTCTGGTTTGCAAAAATATGTGCTCCATTGATGAAGTCTGCGATACTGCATGATCCGACAAATAGA
The window above is part of the Musa acuminata AAA Group cultivar baxijiao chromosome BXJ1-1, Cavendish_Baxijiao_AAA, whole genome shotgun sequence genome. Proteins encoded here:
- the LOC135673545 gene encoding transmembrane emp24 domain-containing protein p24delta9-like, with amino-acid sequence MAEPTMMGRRCAILRAYLFTFALASFLAAAPPACALRFELQSGNTKCISEDIKLHAMSVGKYAVVNPSDSGPLLDSHKITVRVTSPYGNSIHYADLVDSGNFAFTSNEEGDYLACLWAPDHKPPATMVVEFEWRTGVTAKDWPNVAKKGQIDVMELELKKLEDTIKSIHDEMFYLREREEQMQDMNRSTNSRMAWLSFLSLAVCLSVAGLQLWHLKTFFERKKLL